TCGAACGGGCCTTCGAGGGGAAAAAGCCCTACGGGAAGCTGGATGAGATTCTGTCCTTCTATCCGGAGGAGTTCGACCGGTACATGGCCATGAAGGAAGAGACTATCTCGTCACGGATCAGGCACTGGTTGGAAGAGCATGATCTATTCAGTACTGAAGAGGAATTTTAGCGGACTTCCGGTGTCGCGGGAGCGGGGGCAATCATGGGAGAAAACGCATCGGCCGCACAGAAGGGGATAACCTGGCTCCTTGCCGCAGCGGCCGTGATTGCAGCGGGTTACGCCACCCGGCACACGCTTTCCTGCTTCCTGCTTTCCTTCGTCTTTGCCTATCTCTTCGATCCCCTCGTGGTCATACTGGAGCGTCGCGGCCTCCGCCGCCCCTGGGGGATCATTGCCCTCTACCTCGTCCTCACGATCCTGTCGGTGTTCTTCGTCGCCTTCATCGTCCCCTTTGCCAGCCTTCGCTGGGAGGCGTTTCTCACCGGGCTTCCCGCCTATCTCCAGAAAGGGAAAGATATCGTCCTTGCCTGGAAGATGCAGCTGGTCCCTTCCTCCGCAGCCGATGAGTGGCGCTGGCTCCTGGAAACGGCAACCTCTCAGCTCGACAAGCTGGCCGGCCGCCTCGGGGCCTGGGTCTATGGGGCTGCCACCGGCTTTGTCTTCAATCTCTTCAACCTGGTTCTGGCTCCCATTCTCATCTTCTTCATGCTCTGGTACAAGAAGGAGATTAAAGAAGGGATAACCGGCTGGCTTCCACCATCCAGGCGCGAAGCGGTCCTGACGCTGGGGCGAGAGATAAACGCCAGTGTCGGCGGCTACATCCGGGGACAGATAATGGTCTCGGTCATAGTGGCGGTTCTCTCCATCATTGCCCTCTTTGTTCTCGGCATCGATTATCCCTTCCTGAACGGCATGTTTGCCGGCCTTGCGTCGGTCCTCCCCTTCATCGGGGTCATCCTTGCCACGCTCCCGCCGCTTTTCTTTGCCTATGTCCAATACCAGAGCGGGCTGGTTCTTATGCAGGTAGTCGGGGCCTTCGCAGTAATCTATTTCCTCGAAGGGTACGTGGTGAAACCCCTGGTATTCAAGGAGTCCATGGACCTAAATCCACTGGTGACGATCATTGTCGTCATGCTCTTCGGCGAACTCATGGGATTCTGGGGGATTCTGCTCGCCATACCAATTGCCGCCGCGGTGCGGATCGTGGCCGATCACATTCGGCGCGGCGATCTTTCGCGGGTGGCGTGAGATGAGGCCGAGGGACGCGGCCCATATCGCCTGGTTCCTGGCCGGAATACTGGGGGTGGTGCTCCTGGCTGGCCACGTGGCCCGGCACAGCCTCTCGGCCATCCTTACCTCGCTTGTCATCGCCTACCTGCTGAACCCCTTCATGAAATACCTGGAAAGCAAGGGGCTCGGACGCATCCCCGCCATTGCGATTCTCTATCTCTGTATTGCGGTGCTGATATTCTTTTCGCTCTTTGCGCTCATCCCGTATCTGAGCCATCAGCTGGAGGCTTTTCCCCGGGCGGTTCCCCGCTATGCCCGGAATCTGGAGATGGTAATGGAGGGTTGGAAGGCGCGGCTTGCACCCTATTACGGGGGAGCGGAGGGAGAATGGCTCATTGCCCGGGCCGAGGATTCCCTCAAAAAGCTGGCCCTGGAGGTCTCGGGCAAGGGGTACTATGAGCTGAAGGCTGCATTTTTCGGGCTCTTCAACCTGGTCCTCGCTCCGATACTGGTCTTTTTCATGCTTTCGTCGAAACAGTTCTTCAAGGATTTGCTTCTCCGCTTCATCCCCCATCGCGAGCGCCATTCCTTCCGGATAGTGGGAGGCCGGATCAAGAATTCGCTGGAGCGCTTCGTCCTGGCCCAATTCTTCGACTGTCTCCTGGCGGGGATTTTGTCGGCCCTGGCGCTCTATCTCCTCCGGATCGAGTTCCCGCTTCTGAACGGCCTCGTTGCCGGGTTCGCATCGGTGGTTCCCTACGTGGGGGTCATTGTCGCGGTGATACCTCCAGCCCTCATGGGGTACGCCGAAACCGGAAACCTCTGGATTATTCCGCTGGTCTGCGCCGTCTATTTCGTTATCTTCGTTATAATAGAGGGTAACCTCATAAAGCCGCTTCTCATGCGGGGAACATTGCGGCTCAACCCCCTGGCGGTCATCTTTGCTCTCATGGCCCTGGGCGAGCTCATGGGATTCTGGGGGATGGTGCTGGCGGTGCCGGTGACGGCGGTGGTGAAAATCTGTGCCGTGGAGTTGAAGGAGTATCTGGTGGGAGGGGAACGGGATGCGTAAGGCGATTTTCGGCATAACCGGCATGAGCTGCGCTGGATGCGCGGCCCGGATCGAGAAGGAGCTGGCACGGATGGATGGCGTCGGCATGGCGGTTGTTAACTTCGCCACCGAAGAGCTGGCGGTGGAGTTCGACGAGGCAGCAGTTTCTGAGGAGGCCATCGCGGCCCGGGTGAAGGAACTGGGGTACGGAACGCGGCGGCCGGCGGCGGCCGGCGAGCTCCGCTTCGGGGTCCGGGGGCTCCATTGTGCGTCCTGTGTCGCGAACCTGGAGAAAAAGCTTCTCTCGCACCCGGCCGTCAGTGCCGCCGTGGTGAATCTGGCCCAGGAGGAAGCCCTGGTGCGGTTCGATTCTTCCAGCATCGGCCTGGCCGACATTTTCGCCCTGGTGACCGACGCCGGATACACCCCCGTGGAGCCTGAAAAGGGTGGCGTCGAGGCCGCTTCGGAGCTTCTCTCCCAGCGGAACTGGTTCATCCTGAGCGCCCTCCTGTCGCTCCCCATCATGCTCACCATGACCCTCCACGACAACCGGGCCGTGGGATGGATGAACCTGGTGCTGGCCACCATAGTCCAGTTCTCGGCGGGGCTCACCTTCTACCGGGGGAGCTGGTTTGCCCTGAAAAACAAGAGCGCCAACATGGATGTCCTGGTGGCGCTGGGGACCTCCGCCGCCTACTTCTACTCCCTCTTCGCCTTTTTCGGCGCCTTCGGAGAGCATGGGGGACACGTCTTCTTCGAAACCTCGGCCATGCTCATCGCCTTCATCCGCCTCGGCAAGTACCTGGAGGCCCGTGCCCGGGGGAAAGCGGGAGAAGCTCTGAAAAAACTCCTGCGGCTCCAGGCCGACAAGGCGAGGCTCGTGACCCCGGATGGGGAGCGGGAGGTGCCGGCCTCAGCCGTCCGGGTGGGGGATCTGGTGCGGGTATTTCCCGGCGAGACCCTTCCCGTGGATGGTGAGGTGGTGGAGGGGAGCTCCACCGTGGACGAGTCCATGGTCACCGGCGAGTCGGTGCCGGTGGCGAAGAAGGCTGGCGATCCGGTAACCGGGGCCACGGTGAACAAAGGCGGCGTGCTCACGGTTCGTGCCACCCGTATCGGCGAAGAGACCCTCCTCTCCCAGATCGTCCGGATGGTGCGGGAGGCCCAGGCCGACAAGGCCCCCATACAACGCTTTGCCGACCGGGTCTCCGGCGTCTTCGTGCCGGTGGTCATCGCTCTGGCGGCCATCACCTTCGTGGTCTGGTTCCGGGGGCTCCATGCCGAGTTCCTCTTTGCCTTCAAGCTGGCCATTGCGGTGGTGGTCATCGCCTGCCCCTGCGCCATGGGGCTCGCCACGCCTACCGCCATCATGGTGGGGAGCGGCGTGGGGCTCGGCCGCGGCATTCTGGTGAAGCGGGGATCGGTGCTGGAGAACATCTCCATGGTGCAGGCGATTCTTCTGGACAAGACCGGTACTCTTACCGAAGGGGAGCCTGCCCTTACCGACATCGTAGCGGTGCCGGGAGAGACGGAGGCCCGGCTCCTGAAGCTCCTCGCCTCGGTCGAGTCCCGTTCCACCCACCCCCTGGCCCAGGCTGCCGTGGCCGGTGCCGCCGAGCGGGGCGTGGTGCCGGAAGAGGCGGCCGACTGCCGGGAGGTCGAAGGGGGTGGCGTTGCCTGCACCGTGGCGGGAGAGAAGGTAACGGCCGGCAATGCCCGCTTTCTGGAGGAGTCGGGCATTGTGACCGCACCCTTGGCTGAAGCGTCAGCACGGCTGGCGGGGGAGGGGAAGTCCCTGGTCTTCGTGGCGGCCGGCGGGAAGCTTGTGGGGGTTGCCGCCCTGGCCGACCGGCTCAAGGAGGGATCGGCCGCGGCCGTGGCAGCCATGAAGGCCATGGGGATTGCCACCTTCATGATTACCGGCGACCACCGCGACGTGGCTGCCGCCGTGGCACGGGAGGCGGGGGTTGACGGCTTCGAGGCGGAAGTCCTCCCCGGCCGCAAGCAGGAACTGGTAAAGGAGTACCAGGCACGGGGGGTATTCACAGCCATGGTGGGTGACGGCATCAACGATGCCCCGGCCCTGGCCCGGGCCGACGTGGGAATCGCCATCGGCGGCGGCACCGACGTGGCCAAGGAGACCGGCGACGTGATTCTCGTCCGGGACGACCTCATGGACGTGGTACGGGCCATCCGGCTCGGCCGCGCCACCCTGGCCAAGGTGAAGCAGAACCTCTTCTGGGCACTCTTCTACAACATCATCGGCATCCCCGTGGCGGCAGGGGTCCTCTACTACCCCTTCGGCATCACCCTGAAGCCGGAGTACGCCGGCCTCGCCATGGCCTTTTCGTCGGTGTCGGTGGTGACCAACTCGATTCTTCTCAGGAGGGTTGTACGCAGGCTCGGTTAACCGTCGCGGGCGACGGTGACGGCGGTCTGCGTTGAAACAACTCCCCCCTCTGTTATACTTTCGGCGTTATCCCGTCGAAAGGACGCAGACATGACCATTCTCCCCGGGGCCGACCCGGAGTTCATAGAATCTCTCTATCTCAGCTGGCGCGACGACCCCTCAGCCGTTTCTCCCCAGTGGCAGGCTTTCTTCGCCGGCTACGAGCTTGCCGCCGGAACCACTGCCTCATCAGAGCTTGCAGTCAGACAGTCGGCGGTGGATTCCCTCATCTACCGCTACCGTGACCTGGGGCACCTGCTGGCCTGCACCGACCCCCTTTCACCCTGCAAGCTGGAGCATCCGCTCCTGTCCCTCGATCACTACGACCTGAATGAGAGCGATCTCGACCGGACCTTTCATCCCCGCCGCTTCCTGAAACGGGAGGCGACCCTGCGGGAGATTCTCGAAACCCTGCGGGAAACCTACTGCCGCTCCGTGGGGGTGGAGTTCATGCATATCCAGGCCCCCTCCGTGCGGACCTGGCTCATGGAGAGGATGGAGCCGGCCCGCAACCGTCCCTCATTCTCCCGGGAAGAGAAGCTCCACATTCTCGGCTCCCTCCAGGAGGCGGCCCTCTTCGAGGAATTCCTCCACCGCAAGTTCCTGGGGCAGAAGCGCTTTTCCCTGGAGGGGGGCGAGACCCTCATCCCGCTTCTGGATATGGTGGTGGCGCGGGCCGCGGAGCATGGCATCACCGATCTCATCCTGGGGATGGCCCACCGGGGGAGGCTCAATGTCCTGGCGAACATCCTCGGCAAGCCCCTGGAGAACATCTTTGCGGAGTTTGCCGACAACGTCGGCGTCGTCGGGGATGGCGACGTTAAGTACCACAAGGGGTTCTCCAGTGACCGGGAGGTGGCACCCGGCCGCGCCATCCACCTCACCCTGGCCTTCAATCCCTCCCACCTGGAGGCCGTGGACCCGGTGGTGGAGGGGAAGTGTCGTGCCCGCCAGGATGCCGCCGGAGCTGGAAGCGACCAGCGGGTGCTCCCGGTTCTGATTCATGGCGATGCCGCCTTCGCGGGCCAGGGGGTGGTGGCCGAGACCCTCAACCTTTCCCAGTTGGAGGGGTACCGGACCGGCGGCACCATTCACATCGTCATCAACAACCAGATTGGTTTTACCACGCTTCCGGCCGATGCCCGCTCTTCCCTCTACGCCACCGACGTGGCCAAAATGGTGGCGGCCCCGGTTTTTCACGTCCACGGCGAGGACCCGGAGGCGGCGGCTCATGTGGCGCGGCTGGCCCTGGACTACCGGCAGGCCTTCGGCACCGACGTGGTGATTGAAATCATCTGCTACCGCCGCCACGGCCACAACGAGGGGGACGAGCCCTACTTTACCCAGCCCGCCATGTACAGCCTCATCAAGGACCGCCCGCCGGTGCACGAATTGTATGCCTCCCGCCTGGCCGATGAGGGCGTCGGGCGGGACGAGATCACGGCCCGTGCGTCCGCCATGGCACAGCGCCTCGACGCAGCCATGGGCGCTCCGCCCCGTACCGTTGCCGGCGGTTTCGAGGGGAAGTGGGAACAGTACCGCCGGGATTTCAGCCCCGGTTCCGTGGAAACGGGCGTTACCCGTGATATTCTGCGGGAGCTGGCGGGGCGGCTCGTTTCTATCCCCGAAGGCTTCAGCCTCCATCCCAAAGTCGCGTCACTGCTGGACAAACGGCGGGATGCCGTCGAGCGGGGAGAGGGTGTCGATTGGGGCAATGCCGAAACCCTGGCCTATGGAACGCTCCTGGCCGAGGGGGTCCCCGTCCGGCTCTCCGGCGAGGATACCAGGCGTGGCACCTTCGGGCACCGTCACGCCGCCATCCATGACATGAACACCGGCGACGCCCATGTACCCCTCGCCGCAGTGGCGGCCCGCGGGGCATCCTTCCAGGCCTGGGACAGCATGCTCTCCGAGTTCGCGGTCCTCGGCTTCGAGTACGGCTACTCGGTGGAGGCGCCCGAGGCCCTCGTCATCTGGGAGGCCCAGTTCGGCGACTTCGCCAACGGCGCCCAGGTCATCATCGACCAGTTCATTGCCGGGGGCGAGTCCAAGTGGCAGCGGGTGAGCGGCCTGGTTCTCCTTCTCCCCCACGGCTTCGAGGGGCAGGGGGCCGAGCACTCCAGCGCCCGCATCGAGCGCTATCTCCAGCTTTGCGCCGACAACAACATGCAGGTGGCCTATCCCTCCACCCCGGCCCAGCTCTTTCATCTCCTGCGGCGTCAGGTTAAGCAGCCGTTTCGCAAGCCCCTCGTGGTCTTCACTCCCAAGAGCCTCCTGCGCCACCCCCGCTGCGTCTCCCGGCTGGACGAACTGGCGGCCGGCGGGTTCCGGGAGGTGATCGTAGCGGGGGCAGCCCCTCCAAAGACACGGCGACTCCTTCTCTGTACCGGCAAGATTTACTACGATCTGGTGGAGCGGCTGGAGAAGGATGGCCGGCAGGACACGGCCATCGCCAGGATCGAGCAGCTTTACCCCCTGCGGAACGACCTGTTGGCGAAGACCCTTGAGCCCTACCGGGGCGCGGCGGAAGTGGCCTGGGTCCAGGAGGAGCCCCGGAACATGGGTGCCTGGAGCTTCATCCGGCCCTGTCTGGCTGGAATCCTCGGAAGGGAGCCCCGCTACGTGGGGCGGCCGGAGAACGACGTACCCGCGGTGGGGTCACACCGGCTCCATGGGGAGGAGCAGGAGCGGATTGTTGCGGAAGCCCTTGCCGTAGATGTTACCCCCCCCCTTTGAGAAAGGGGGGTAGGGGGGATTTTATCTGCGGCAATTAAAGGGAAATCCCCCTAAATCCCCCTTTGCAAAAGGGGGACTTGGTTATGTCCTGATCGGTAAGAAGTTTTAAACGGAGAGTGATATGGAGATAAAAGTCCCGTCGGTGGGCGAATCGGTCTACGAGGCCCTTTTGGGCAAATGGCTGAAGAAAAACGGCGAAGCGGTACGAAAGGACGAGCCGGTCTGCGAGATCGAGACCGACAAGATTACCATGGAGATCAACGCCGAGGCCGACGGTGTCCTCACCATCATGGCGCCCGAGGGGGCCACGGTGAAGATCGGCGCCATCATCGGCATTATCGCCGAGGGGCGTGTGGCGGCGGAGGCGCCGGCACCTGCCGAGACCGGAGTACCAAAGGAAGCGCCCCCCTTGTCGCCAGCGGTCCGGAAACTGGCCCAGGAGAAGGGGATCAGCCCCGAGACGGTGCAAGGGACCGGCCGGGGCGGGCGGGTGACCGTGGACGATCTGCTGAAGGGAGGGGAACAGCCGCAACTTTTTGCATCGGGAGCACCCGCTGTTACCCCGGCCCCGCCGCCGATCGATCTGAAAGAGCCGGCGGAGGAGCGCGTAACCCGCACCCCCATGACACCCATCCGCAAGAGGATTGCCGAGCGGCTCCTGGCGGCGCGGCAGCAGACAGCCATGCTCACCACCTTCAACGAGGCGGACCTGGGGCGGGTCATGGAACTGCGGAAGAAGCACAAGGAGCACTTCCAGAAGAAGCACGGGGTTTCCCTCGGCTTCATGTCGTTCTTCGTGAAGGCGTGCGTGGAGGCCCTGAAGGAGTTCCCGGCGGTGAACGCCGCCATCGATGGCAACGACATCGTCCACCACCACTACTACCACATCGGCATCGCCATCGGCGCCGAGAAGGGGCTGGTGGTGCCGGTCATCCGTGATGCCGACCGGCTCTCCTTCGCCGGGATCGAGGCGGCCATCGCGGGGTTCGTGGAGGAGATCAAGACCAACCGGCTGGAGCTGTCGGACCTCCAGGGGGGTACCTTCAGCATCTCCAACGGCGGAGTCTACGGCTCCCTCCTCTCCACCCCCATCCTCAATCCGCCCCAGAGCGGGGTCCTCGGCATGCACGCCGTCCAGGAGCGCCCCGTGGTCCGCGACGGCCAGATCGTCATCCGCCCCATGATGTACCTGGCCCTCTCCTACGACCACCGGATCATCGACGGCCGGGAGGCGGTGGGGTTCCTGAAAAAGGTGAAGGAGTACGTGGAGGAGCCGGAAGAGCTCTTCCTCGAGGGATAGCAACGACCAGCAATCCGGGAGGAATCATGGCAGAACAGATTTACGACCTCATCGTCATTGGCGCCGGCCCCGGCGGCTACGTGGCCGCCATCCGTGCGGCCCAGCTCGGCCTGGCCGTGGCGGTGGTGGAGAAGCGGGAGACTCTCGGCGGGGTCTGTCTCAACGAAGGGTGCATTCCCAGTAAGGCGCTCCTGGACTCCTCGGAGCTCTTCGCCCAGGCCCGGGACAAGTTCGCCGGCCACGGCATCGCCATCGACCCGCCGCGGCTTGACCTCCCCCGGATGATGGCCCGCAAGGACGAGGTGGTGAAGAAGCTGACCGACGGGGTCGCCTTCCTCCTCAAGAAAAACAAAATCGCCCGGGTTCAGGGGACGGCCCGGCTCACCGGCGAGCGGGACGGCGCCCATGGGGTCGAAGTGACGACGCCGGAGGGGCCGCAGCAGCTCCGGGGGAAACGGGTGCTCCTGGCCACGGGGAGCGAGGCGGCGGCTATCCCCTCCATCCCCTTTGACGGCGAGACGGTGGTGAGCGCCCGGGAGGCCCTTTGCTTCGACCGGGTGCCGGAACACCTCCTGGTGGTGGGGGCGGGGTACATCGGGCTGGAGCTGGGGTCGGTCTGGCTGCGGCTCGGGAGCCGGGTAACGGTGGTGGAGGTGCTTCCCAAGATGCTCCCCAATACCGACGGCCAGGTGGCCGATACGCTCATGCGCTCCCTGAAAAAGCAGGGAATCGCCTTCCGGATGGAAACGAAGGTTACCGGGTTTGCCAAAGGGGACGGCAAGGCGGTGGTTACCGTGGAGGCGGGCGATGCCAAGGAGGAAATCGTCTGTGACAAGGTGCTGGTGGCGGCGGGACGGCGCCCCGTTACGGCCGGGCTCGGCCTGGAGGAACTGGGCGTGGGGTTGGAAGGGGGGCGGATCAAGGTGGATGACAACTACCAGTCCTCCGTGCGGGGCATTTACGCCATCGGCGACCTGATCCCCGGCCCCATGCTGGCCCACAAGGCCATGGTTGAAGGGGAGGTCTTTGCCGAGCGGCTCGCGGGGCAGGCTTCGGTGGTGGACTATGGCTTCATCCCTGGTATCGTCTATACATGGCCCGAAGCGGCCGGAGTGGGTGGGACCGAGGAACAGCTCAAGGCCGACGGGGTCGAGTACCGCGTCGGCAAGTCCCCCTTCATGGCCAACGGCCGGGCCAAGTGCATGGACGAGACCGAAGGGTTCGTGAAGATCCTCGCCACACCCGACAGCGGCCGGGTCCTGGGCATCCACGTCATCGGGCCACGGGCATCGGACCTGATTGCCGAGGCGGTGACGGTGATGACCTACGGCGGCAGCGCCGCCGATATCGCCATGACCTTCCATGCCCATCCTACCCTGTCTGAAGCCATGAAGGAAGCGGCCCTGGACGTGGAGAAGCGGGCGATACACGCGTAAAGGAGATCCCCATGGGCAAGAACCTCGCAACTAAGATTCTCGAAGCGCACCTTGTTAAGGGCGAGCTGAAGCCGGGCACGGAAATCGCCCTGAAGATAGACCATGCGCTGCTGCAGGACGCCACCGGCACCATGGCCATGCTGGAGTTCATCGCCATGGGGGTGGACCGGGTGAAGGTGGAGCTGGCGGCCCAGTACATCGACCATAACCTGCTCCAGACCGATAACCGCAATGCCGATGACCATATTTTTCTCATGACTGCGGCCCAGCGGTTCGGCATCCACCTCTCCAAGCCGGGGAACGGGGTTTCCCACCAGGTGCACCTGGAGCGCTTCGGCGTTCCCGGCCGGACCATGCTCGGGGCCGACTCCCACACCACCTCCGCCGCCGGCCTCGCCATGATCGCCATGGGAGCCGGGGGGCTCGACGTTTCCCTGGCCATGGCGGGGCACCCGTTCCATCTCCCCTGCCCGAAGATCTGGGGGGTGAAGCTCACGGGCCGGCTCCAGCCCTGGGTCTCGGCCAAGGATGTGATCCTGGAGATGCTTCGCCGCCACACGGTGAAGGGGGGCGTGGGGAAAATCATCGAGTACTACGGCCCCGGCGTGGCGACCCTCTCGGCCACCGATCGGGCCATCATCGGCAACATGGGGGCGGAACTGGGTGCCACCACCTCCCTCTTCCCTTCGGACCACCGGACCCGTGAGTTTCTGGAGGCCCAGGGGCGGGGCCAGGTCTGGCAGGAGCTCTCGGCCGACCCCGACGCCGCCTACGACGAGTACGAAGAGATCG
The nucleotide sequence above comes from Geobacter benzoatilyticus. Encoded proteins:
- a CDS encoding AI-2E family transporter, whose product is MGENASAAQKGITWLLAAAAVIAAGYATRHTLSCFLLSFVFAYLFDPLVVILERRGLRRPWGIIALYLVLTILSVFFVAFIVPFASLRWEAFLTGLPAYLQKGKDIVLAWKMQLVPSSAADEWRWLLETATSQLDKLAGRLGAWVYGAATGFVFNLFNLVLAPILIFFMLWYKKEIKEGITGWLPPSRREAVLTLGREINASVGGYIRGQIMVSVIVAVLSIIALFVLGIDYPFLNGMFAGLASVLPFIGVILATLPPLFFAYVQYQSGLVLMQVVGAFAVIYFLEGYVVKPLVFKESMDLNPLVTIIVVMLFGELMGFWGILLAIPIAAAVRIVADHIRRGDLSRVA
- a CDS encoding AI-2E family transporter; amino-acid sequence: MRPRDAAHIAWFLAGILGVVLLAGHVARHSLSAILTSLVIAYLLNPFMKYLESKGLGRIPAIAILYLCIAVLIFFSLFALIPYLSHQLEAFPRAVPRYARNLEMVMEGWKARLAPYYGGAEGEWLIARAEDSLKKLALEVSGKGYYELKAAFFGLFNLVLAPILVFFMLSSKQFFKDLLLRFIPHRERHSFRIVGGRIKNSLERFVLAQFFDCLLAGILSALALYLLRIEFPLLNGLVAGFASVVPYVGVIVAVIPPALMGYAETGNLWIIPLVCAVYFVIFVIIEGNLIKPLLMRGTLRLNPLAVIFALMALGELMGFWGMVLAVPVTAVVKICAVELKEYLVGGERDA
- a CDS encoding heavy metal translocating P-type ATPase gives rise to the protein MRKAIFGITGMSCAGCAARIEKELARMDGVGMAVVNFATEELAVEFDEAAVSEEAIAARVKELGYGTRRPAAAGELRFGVRGLHCASCVANLEKKLLSHPAVSAAVVNLAQEEALVRFDSSSIGLADIFALVTDAGYTPVEPEKGGVEAASELLSQRNWFILSALLSLPIMLTMTLHDNRAVGWMNLVLATIVQFSAGLTFYRGSWFALKNKSANMDVLVALGTSAAYFYSLFAFFGAFGEHGGHVFFETSAMLIAFIRLGKYLEARARGKAGEALKKLLRLQADKARLVTPDGEREVPASAVRVGDLVRVFPGETLPVDGEVVEGSSTVDESMVTGESVPVAKKAGDPVTGATVNKGGVLTVRATRIGEETLLSQIVRMVREAQADKAPIQRFADRVSGVFVPVVIALAAITFVVWFRGLHAEFLFAFKLAIAVVVIACPCAMGLATPTAIMVGSGVGLGRGILVKRGSVLENISMVQAILLDKTGTLTEGEPALTDIVAVPGETEARLLKLLASVESRSTHPLAQAAVAGAAERGVVPEEAADCREVEGGGVACTVAGEKVTAGNARFLEESGIVTAPLAEASARLAGEGKSLVFVAAGGKLVGVAALADRLKEGSAAAVAAMKAMGIATFMITGDHRDVAAAVAREAGVDGFEAEVLPGRKQELVKEYQARGVFTAMVGDGINDAPALARADVGIAIGGGTDVAKETGDVILVRDDLMDVVRAIRLGRATLAKVKQNLFWALFYNIIGIPVAAGVLYYPFGITLKPEYAGLAMAFSSVSVVTNSILLRRVVRRLG
- a CDS encoding 2-oxoglutarate dehydrogenase E1 component; the protein is MTILPGADPEFIESLYLSWRDDPSAVSPQWQAFFAGYELAAGTTASSELAVRQSAVDSLIYRYRDLGHLLACTDPLSPCKLEHPLLSLDHYDLNESDLDRTFHPRRFLKREATLREILETLRETYCRSVGVEFMHIQAPSVRTWLMERMEPARNRPSFSREEKLHILGSLQEAALFEEFLHRKFLGQKRFSLEGGETLIPLLDMVVARAAEHGITDLILGMAHRGRLNVLANILGKPLENIFAEFADNVGVVGDGDVKYHKGFSSDREVAPGRAIHLTLAFNPSHLEAVDPVVEGKCRARQDAAGAGSDQRVLPVLIHGDAAFAGQGVVAETLNLSQLEGYRTGGTIHIVINNQIGFTTLPADARSSLYATDVAKMVAAPVFHVHGEDPEAAAHVARLALDYRQAFGTDVVIEIICYRRHGHNEGDEPYFTQPAMYSLIKDRPPVHELYASRLADEGVGRDEITARASAMAQRLDAAMGAPPRTVAGGFEGKWEQYRRDFSPGSVETGVTRDILRELAGRLVSIPEGFSLHPKVASLLDKRRDAVERGEGVDWGNAETLAYGTLLAEGVPVRLSGEDTRRGTFGHRHAAIHDMNTGDAHVPLAAVAARGASFQAWDSMLSEFAVLGFEYGYSVEAPEALVIWEAQFGDFANGAQVIIDQFIAGGESKWQRVSGLVLLLPHGFEGQGAEHSSARIERYLQLCADNNMQVAYPSTPAQLFHLLRRQVKQPFRKPLVVFTPKSLLRHPRCVSRLDELAAGGFREVIVAGAAPPKTRRLLLCTGKIYYDLVERLEKDGRQDTAIARIEQLYPLRNDLLAKTLEPYRGAAEVAWVQEEPRNMGAWSFIRPCLAGILGREPRYVGRPENDVPAVGSHRLHGEEQERIVAEALAVDVTPPL
- the odhB gene encoding 2-oxoglutarate dehydrogenase complex dihydrolipoyllysine-residue succinyltransferase, which translates into the protein MEIKVPSVGESVYEALLGKWLKKNGEAVRKDEPVCEIETDKITMEINAEADGVLTIMAPEGATVKIGAIIGIIAEGRVAAEAPAPAETGVPKEAPPLSPAVRKLAQEKGISPETVQGTGRGGRVTVDDLLKGGEQPQLFASGAPAVTPAPPPIDLKEPAEERVTRTPMTPIRKRIAERLLAARQQTAMLTTFNEADLGRVMELRKKHKEHFQKKHGVSLGFMSFFVKACVEALKEFPAVNAAIDGNDIVHHHYYHIGIAIGAEKGLVVPVIRDADRLSFAGIEAAIAGFVEEIKTNRLELSDLQGGTFSISNGGVYGSLLSTPILNPPQSGVLGMHAVQERPVVRDGQIVIRPMMYLALSYDHRIIDGREAVGFLKKVKEYVEEPEELFLEG
- the lpdA gene encoding dihydrolipoyl dehydrogenase, whose product is MAEQIYDLIVIGAGPGGYVAAIRAAQLGLAVAVVEKRETLGGVCLNEGCIPSKALLDSSELFAQARDKFAGHGIAIDPPRLDLPRMMARKDEVVKKLTDGVAFLLKKNKIARVQGTARLTGERDGAHGVEVTTPEGPQQLRGKRVLLATGSEAAAIPSIPFDGETVVSAREALCFDRVPEHLLVVGAGYIGLELGSVWLRLGSRVTVVEVLPKMLPNTDGQVADTLMRSLKKQGIAFRMETKVTGFAKGDGKAVVTVEAGDAKEEIVCDKVLVAAGRRPVTAGLGLEELGVGLEGGRIKVDDNYQSSVRGIYAIGDLIPGPMLAHKAMVEGEVFAERLAGQASVVDYGFIPGIVYTWPEAAGVGGTEEQLKADGVEYRVGKSPFMANGRAKCMDETEGFVKILATPDSGRVLGIHVIGPRASDLIAEAVTVMTYGGSAADIAMTFHAHPTLSEAMKEAALDVEKRAIHA